One region of Vicia villosa cultivar HV-30 ecotype Madison, WI unplaced genomic scaffold, Vvil1.0 ctg.000530F_1_1_2_unsc, whole genome shotgun sequence genomic DNA includes:
- the LOC131629153 gene encoding ervatamin-B-like, with translation MRISYTSNRFLLFIIFTACLCLFFAIQKKKTTHLNKSTNFEIQSNDYSSISDLELDKLPSEDEVLELFKQWKKEHGRFYNDLEKMAKKFEIFVTNLKYIAETNAKRDSPESALLGLTKFADWSNKEFKETYMNLKSHSMNIVNDDDVNELTCSDPPSTLDWMSNGAVTPVKDQLLCGCCWAYAAVGAIEGIVAIKTNTLISLSEQELLDCESDGDCTGGYVDNGLNWVKGNKGVASQDNYRYTASKDACRASQIQNSVNSGIDSYQSVERSDRGLLCAVANQPLSVSIYADSPTFQHYKKGIFRGEDCPLDPKNVTHGMVLVGYNSLNNEDYWIVKNSHGTRWGIEGYMWIKRDYDKQYGVCGINGHGYYPVKN, from the exons ATGAGGATTTCCTACACCTCAAACCGATTTCTCCTATTCATTATCTTCACTGCATGTTTATGTTTATTCTTTGCCATTCAGAAAAAGAAAACTACACATTTAAATAAATCCACAAATTTTGAAATCCAAAGCAATGACTACTCCTCTATATCCGATCTTGAACTTGATAAGCTTCCTAGTGAAGATGAAGTTTTAGAACTATTCAAACAATGGAAGAAAGAACATGGACGATTCTACAATGATCTAGAAAAGATggcaaagaaatttgaaatttttgttaCAAATTTGAAGTATATCGCAGAGACTAATGCAAAGAGAGACTCACCTGAGAGCGCTCTTCTTGGTCTGACCAAGTTTGCGGATTGGAGCAACAAGGAGTTCAAAGAAACATACATGAACCTGAAAAGTCATAGCATGAATATTGTAAacgatgatgatgttaatgaatTAACATGTAGTGATCCACCTTCAACCTTGGACTGGATGTCCAATGGAGCTGTCACTCCCGTCAAGGATCAACTTCTCTGTG GTTGTTGCTGGGCATACGCAGCTGTAGGCGCCATTGAAGGAATAGTTGCAATAAAGACGAATACTCTTATCAGCCTTTCAGAGCAAGAGCTTCTAGACTGTGAATCAGATGGAGATTGTACTGGAGGATATGTAGACAATGGATTGAATTGGGTAAAAGGAAACAAAGGGGTTGCATCACAAGATAATTATCGTTATACGGCTAGCAAGGATGCTTGCAGAGCCTCCCAG ATTCAAAACAGTGTGAATAGTGGTATTGATTCATATCAATCCGTGGAGAGATCAGATAGGGGGCTATTGTGTGCGGTTGCTAATCAGCCTCTTAGTGTTAGTATTTACGCAGACTCACCCACTTTTCAACATTACAAGAAG GGAATATTTAGAGGTGAAGATTGTCCGCTGGATCCTAAGAATGTAACTCACGGCATGGTACTAGTGGGTTATAATTCTTTAAACAATGAAGATTATTGGATTGTGAAGAACTCACATGGGACAAGATGGGGAATAGAGGGTTATATGTGGATCAAAAGGGACTATGATAAACAGTATGGAGTGTGTGGAATCAATGGACATGGTTATTATCCAGTCAAAAATTAA